The Tenacibaculum jejuense genome includes a window with the following:
- the porQ gene encoding type IX secretion system protein PorQ yields MLKHFIVISLFITNICYCQVGGTSVFSFLNTTTNARQAALGGKVLTLVDDVDQPTWNPAVINLDLDRKLSVNYTSYLADISVGSISYAHRFSRYSQTVHGNITYVNYGTLIQADTEGNETGTFGASDIALSFGYAYRIPNTDIYLGANLRFINSSIANFSSFGISGDIGATYYNDKKPYIFSLVLRNIGTQITSFNGEKEKLPFEIALGASYLLENVPIRWYLTADNLQKWNISVANPSNQTSDLDGNITNEDISFIDNLFRHFSIGAELFPKRAVNLRVGYNFRRGKELQLQNIRSFGGISFGFGLRMNKVKLNYAYSRFHTASNVSTFGIAVDLNRGKPSKYDTKY; encoded by the coding sequence ATGCTAAAACATTTTATTGTTATTAGCTTGTTTATTACCAATATTTGCTATTGTCAGGTCGGTGGAACTTCTGTTTTTTCCTTCCTAAATACAACAACAAATGCCAGACAAGCTGCTTTGGGAGGAAAAGTTTTAACTTTAGTAGATGATGTTGATCAACCTACTTGGAATCCTGCTGTTATTAATTTAGATTTAGACAGAAAGCTTTCTGTAAATTACACCAGTTATTTAGCTGATATTTCTGTTGGTTCTATATCTTACGCACATCGCTTTTCTAGATATTCACAAACAGTACATGGTAATATTACTTATGTAAATTACGGAACTTTAATACAAGCAGACACAGAAGGTAATGAGACAGGAACATTTGGAGCAAGTGATATTGCTTTGTCTTTTGGGTATGCATACAGAATACCTAACACAGATATTTATCTTGGTGCCAACCTAAGATTTATCAATTCCTCTATTGCTAATTTTTCTTCATTTGGAATCTCTGGAGATATTGGAGCCACATATTACAATGATAAAAAACCTTACATTTTCTCTTTAGTTTTAAGGAATATAGGTACCCAAATTACATCATTCAATGGGGAAAAAGAAAAGCTACCTTTCGAAATTGCTTTAGGTGCTTCGTACTTATTAGAAAATGTACCCATACGCTGGTATTTAACTGCAGATAACTTACAAAAGTGGAATATCAGTGTTGCTAATCCATCTAATCAAACATCTGATTTAGATGGAAACATAACCAATGAAGATATTTCTTTTATTGATAATTTATTTCGTCATTTTAGTATTGGCGCTGAATTATTTCCTAAAAGAGCAGTTAATCTTAGAGTTGGTTATAATTTCAGAAGAGGAAAAGAATTACAATTACAAAATATAAGATCGTTTGGGGGAATTTCTTTTGGATTTGGACTTCGAATGAATAAAGTAAAATTAAATTATGCTTATTCAAGGTTTCATACTGCATCTAACGTAAGTACCTTTGGAATAGCAGTAGATTTAAACAGAGGAAAACCTAGTAAATACGATACTAAATATTAA
- the cmk gene encoding (d)CMP kinase, protein MKTGKIIIAIDGFSSTGKSTIAKQLAKELNYIYVDTGAMYRAVTLYAMKNNYVSANHLDSEQLIDNLNNIKLSFLFNAELGFAEMFLNDTNVEREIRTIEVSKLVSKVSAISEVRKKLVQEQQNMGKDKGIVMDGRDIGTVVFPNAELKLFMTASADKRATRRYKELLDRGDKVNYEEVLFNVQERDRIDSTRKDSPLTKADDAIEFDNSDMGLNEQFERIMSLVNDRKQ, encoded by the coding sequence ATGAAAACAGGCAAAATTATTATCGCTATTGATGGCTTCTCTTCAACAGGAAAAAGCACAATTGCAAAACAATTAGCTAAAGAACTAAACTATATATACGTAGATACTGGAGCTATGTACAGAGCGGTAACGCTTTACGCAATGAAAAACAATTACGTATCTGCAAACCATTTAGATTCAGAACAATTAATTGATAACTTAAACAACATCAAATTATCTTTTTTATTTAATGCTGAACTTGGTTTTGCCGAAATGTTTTTAAATGATACTAATGTTGAAAGAGAAATACGCACCATTGAAGTTTCTAAATTAGTGAGCAAGGTATCCGCTATTTCTGAAGTTCGAAAGAAATTAGTTCAAGAGCAACAAAATATGGGAAAAGATAAAGGAATAGTTATGGACGGTAGAGATATTGGTACTGTTGTTTTTCCTAACGCTGAATTAAAACTATTCATGACTGCTTCTGCTGATAAAAGAGCTACAAGACGTTATAAAGAATTATTAGATAGAGGTGATAAAGTAAATTATGAAGAAGTTTTATTTAATGTTCAAGAGAGAGATAGAATAGATTCTACAAGAAAAGATTCTCCTTTAACTAAAGCTGATGATGCTATAGAGTTTGATAATTCTGATATGGGATTAAATGAACAATTTGAACGTATTATGAGTTTGGTAAACGATAGAAAACAATAG